A DNA window from Rhineura floridana isolate rRhiFlo1 chromosome 11, rRhiFlo1.hap2, whole genome shotgun sequence contains the following coding sequences:
- the LOC133367794 gene encoding olfactory receptor 14A16-like — translation MFFFLVNLSVSDICYISTTVPKTIAISLTNNNVISFRGCVTQVFFVVTFIGAELALLTVMAYDRYVAICHPLQYRLIMNWNACIQMAAASWLSAMVNAILETTMTFRLSFCGSNIVGQFFCDIPQLQKISCSDTKINEILIIVLGFTVNSFCIPIILASYGYIFSVVKRIPSVQARHKALSTCTPHLTVFSLFIITAMFSYLRPKSLSSPTVDLVSTVLYTVLPPVLNPIIYSFRNKDMQKAVWIIPQNIKSLIA, via the coding sequence ATGTTCTTCTTTCTGGTCAACCTATCAGTGTCAGATATTTGCTACATCTCTACTACTGTTCCCAAAACAATAGCCATATCACTGACAAACAACAACGTGATTTCTTTTCGTGGATGTGTCACACAAGTCTTCTTTGTTGTCACGTTTATTGGTGCTGAGCTTGCCTTGCTCACTGTCATGGCTTATGACCGTTATGTAGCGATCTGCCATCCTCTACAATATAGGCTAATCATGAACTGGAATGCCTGCATCCAAATGGCAGCTGCTTCCTGGTTAAGTGCCATGGTTAATGCAATCCTGGAGACCACTATGACATTTAGACTGAGCTTCTGTGGGTCCAATATTGTTGGACAGTTTTTCTGCGATATTCCTCAGTTACAAAAGATTTCATGCAGTGACACAAAAATTAATGAAATTTTGATTATTGTCCTTGGGTTCACTGTGAACTCATTTTGTATTCCAATCATATTAGCTTCATATGGCTATATCTTCTCAGTTGTGAAGAGGATTCCATCTGTTCAAGCCAGACATAAAGCCTTGTCTACCTGCACTCCCCACCTGACTGTCTTTTCTTTATTCATAATCACAGCTATGTTTTCATACTTGAGACCTAAATCACTTTCCTCCCCCACTGTGGACTTAGTTTCTACTGTATTATATACAGTTTTGCCACCAGTTCTGAATCCCATCATTTACAGCTTCAGGAACAAGGACATGCAGAAGGCAGTGTGGATAATACCTCAAAATATAAAAAGTCTCATTGCATAA